Proteins encoded by one window of Bacteroidota bacterium:
- a CDS encoding TlpA family protein disulfide reductase: protein MKKLVLIPFFVLLCTIAAKAQDPIPALSLYDIKGNKVEISDYKGDGKIQVFSFWATWCIPCKEELNNIAEIYEDWQKEYNVELIAVSIDDAKTKANVKSYAEGQGWTYTVILDTNKELHRLLGGQSVPFTVVTDKTGSIVEKHTGYIEGDEYVLEDKLKELSKQQ from the coding sequence ATGAAGAAATTGGTATTAATACCCTTTTTTGTGCTCCTCTGCACTATTGCAGCAAAAGCTCAGGATCCCATTCCTGCCTTGAGTTTATATGATATCAAAGGCAATAAGGTGGAGATTTCCGATTACAAGGGAGATGGTAAAATTCAGGTTTTTAGTTTCTGGGCAACCTGGTGTATTCCATGTAAAGAGGAACTCAATAATATTGCTGAAATTTATGAAGATTGGCAAAAGGAATACAATGTAGAACTCATAGCGGTTTCTATTGACGATGCTAAAACAAAGGCAAATGTAAAATCATATGCTGAAGGACAAGGTTGGACATATACTGTTATTTTGGATACTAATAAAGAACTGCACCGTCTTTTAGGCGGCCAATCAGTGCCGTTTACCGTTGTTACGGATAAAACCGGAAGTATTGTCGAAAAACACACCGGATATATTGAAGGTGATGAATATGTTCTCGAAGACAAATTAAAGGAGCTTTCCAAGCAGCAGTAA
- the nifJ gene encoding pyruvate:ferredoxin (flavodoxin) oxidoreductase: protein MAELIDKSKDILSLEKEKDTVIRDIMDGNEAAATIAYKTNEICAIYPITPSSAMGELADEWSSKNIKNIFGQVPRIIEMQSEAGAAGTIHGALTGGALATTFTCSQGLLLMIPNMYKIAGELTPTVFHIAARALATHALSIFGDHSDVMACRSTGFSMLFGCNAQEAMDMALIAQASTLRSRIPFLNIFDGFRTSHELSEVEIIPDSTIKAMINMDDVLAHRRRSLNPANPFIKGTAQNPDVFFQSREAGNNYYLQVPGIVKQTIQQFAELTGRKYNLYEYYGSADAENIIVIMGSGAGAVQELVDHENKNGEKTGVVLVRLYRPFFVNDFINVLPKTVKRIAVLDRCKEPGAIGEPLYMDVISALHEEFTGTQPLVIGGRYGLASKEFNAGMVKAIFAELKKENPIKHFTIGIDDDVTHLSLDYDKTFSLEQQYYFRGLFFGLGADGTVSANKNSIKIIGDTTGDFVQGYFVYDSKKSGSLTVSHLRAGKSPIRSAYLINSANFIACHHFNYLKKYDVLKDAEEGATFLLNAPYSKEEVWSKLPEKIQEEIILKRLKFYVINATAVAKETGMGSRINTILQTCFFAISNVIPKETAIGKIKDAIYESYFKKGEAVINKNYEAVDKTLENLFEINYGDLPTGHLKLDAPVPDNSSDFVKNVLARIISGEGDELPVSAFPVDGVYPSGTTQYEKRNIAENIPVWDEQLCSQCGKCFLICPHAAIRCKVYEKDALENAPATFKSHDPIGKEFFKEHEAYTLQVSVEDCTGCNLCVEYCPVESRTEPGHKAINMVDKMNLVESERINWDYFLALPDVDRERINKNTVKGTQLLQPLFEFSGACAGCGETPYLKLLTQLFGDRMIVANATGCSSIFGGNLPTTPWSFNQAGEGPAWANSLFEDNAEFGLGIKLATDKKMEIAHDLLLEMKEVVGEELVNSIIGTHATGEADIKKQKLQINELRKRLRTIKSPQANILMQLADFLAEKSIWIIGGDGWAYDIGFSGLDHVLSTRENVNIFVLDTEVYSNTGGQKSKSTPLGASAKFSINGKRTGKKDLALQAIAHGKAYVAQIAMGANDVHTVKTIQEAEAFPGPSLIIAYSHCIAHGYDMCHGNDQQKNAVNAGYWPLFRYNPLKEKGNRFTLDSKEPTIPLSEFMYHENRFDLIKTKDPKLAELFLHEAEAGIKERLERLNILKAL from the coding sequence ATGGCTGAATTAATTGATAAATCAAAGGATATTCTTTCACTCGAAAAAGAAAAAGATACTGTGATCCGCGATATTATGGATGGCAACGAAGCTGCTGCCACTATTGCATATAAAACAAATGAAATATGTGCGATATATCCAATAACTCCTTCCTCGGCAATGGGCGAATTGGCAGATGAATGGTCGTCGAAAAACATAAAAAATATTTTCGGTCAGGTTCCGAGAATTATTGAAATGCAAAGCGAAGCCGGTGCCGCAGGAACTATACACGGTGCACTAACCGGTGGCGCACTTGCAACAACATTTACATGCTCACAAGGATTATTATTAATGATTCCTAACATGTATAAAATTGCCGGTGAACTTACTCCAACAGTTTTTCATATTGCAGCAAGAGCTTTGGCAACACATGCACTTTCAATTTTTGGTGATCATAGCGATGTAATGGCATGCAGATCGACAGGATTTTCGATGTTGTTCGGATGTAATGCTCAGGAGGCAATGGATATGGCACTAATTGCTCAAGCTTCTACTTTGAGATCGAGAATTCCTTTCTTAAATATTTTCGATGGATTCAGAACTTCACATGAATTAAGTGAGGTGGAAATAATTCCGGATTCCACTATTAAAGCGATGATAAATATGGATGATGTATTGGCACATCGTCGTCGTTCTTTAAATCCTGCAAATCCATTTATTAAAGGAACTGCACAAAACCCGGACGTATTTTTTCAAAGTCGCGAAGCGGGAAATAATTATTATTTGCAGGTTCCGGGAATTGTAAAACAAACAATCCAACAGTTTGCCGAATTAACCGGAAGAAAATATAATCTATATGAATATTATGGCTCTGCAGATGCAGAAAATATTATTGTCATCATGGGTTCCGGGGCAGGAGCTGTGCAGGAATTAGTGGATCATGAAAATAAAAACGGCGAAAAAACCGGTGTTGTACTCGTGCGTTTATACAGACCATTTTTTGTGAATGATTTTATTAATGTTTTGCCAAAAACAGTTAAGCGAATTGCCGTGTTAGACAGATGTAAAGAACCGGGAGCAATTGGCGAACCATTGTATATGGATGTTATAAGTGCATTACATGAGGAATTTACAGGAACACAACCATTAGTAATTGGAGGTCGCTACGGATTGGCCTCTAAAGAATTTAATGCGGGAATGGTAAAAGCAATTTTTGCGGAATTAAAAAAAGAAAATCCAATAAAACATTTTACCATAGGTATCGATGATGATGTAACACATTTAAGTCTCGATTACGATAAAACATTTTCTCTGGAACAACAATATTATTTCCGTGGATTATTTTTCGGGTTGGGTGCCGATGGTACAGTGAGTGCAAATAAAAATTCCATTAAAATTATTGGTGATACAACAGGTGATTTTGTGCAGGGATATTTTGTATATGATTCCAAAAAATCGGGATCATTAACAGTTTCGCATTTAAGGGCCGGAAAAAGCCCGATCAGATCAGCATATCTAATCAACTCCGCTAATTTTATTGCATGTCATCATTTTAATTATTTGAAAAAATATGATGTACTTAAAGACGCGGAAGAAGGCGCAACATTTTTATTGAATGCCCCTTATTCCAAAGAAGAGGTCTGGAGTAAACTACCTGAAAAAATTCAGGAAGAGATAATTCTTAAAAGGTTAAAATTTTATGTGATAAATGCCACAGCGGTTGCAAAGGAAACCGGAATGGGCAGCAGAATAAATACCATTTTGCAAACTTGTTTTTTTGCCATTAGTAATGTAATTCCGAAAGAAACAGCAATTGGAAAAATAAAAGATGCCATTTATGAAAGTTATTTCAAAAAGGGAGAGGCTGTAATAAATAAAAATTATGAAGCAGTTGATAAAACTTTAGAAAATTTATTTGAAATTAATTACGGCGATCTTCCAACAGGGCATTTAAAATTAGATGCGCCCGTTCCGGATAACAGCAGCGATTTTGTGAAAAATGTTTTGGCGAGAATTATTTCAGGTGAAGGCGACGAATTACCGGTAAGTGCATTTCCGGTTGATGGAGTATACCCTTCGGGTACTACACAATATGAAAAAAGAAATATTGCGGAAAATATTCCGGTTTGGGATGAACAACTTTGTTCTCAATGCGGAAAATGTTTTCTTATTTGTCCTCATGCTGCTATCAGATGTAAAGTGTATGAAAAAGATGCGTTGGAAAATGCTCCCGCAACATTTAAATCGCATGATCCTATTGGAAAAGAATTTTTTAAGGAACACGAAGCTTATACTTTACAAGTGAGTGTGGAAGATTGCACCGGTTGTAATTTGTGTGTGGAATATTGTCCTGTGGAAAGCAGAACAGAACCGGGACATAAAGCAATTAATATGGTGGATAAAATGAACCTTGTGGAAAGTGAAAGGATAAACTGGGATTATTTTCTTGCACTACCTGATGTAGATCGTGAAAGAATAAATAAAAACACAGTAAAAGGAACCCAACTTTTGCAACCCTTATTTGAGTTTTCCGGAGCATGCGCAGGTTGTGGTGAAACACCTTATTTAAAATTGCTTACTCAGTTATTTGGCGATAGAATGATAGTTGCAAATGCAACAGGATGTTCTTCTATTTTCGGTGGAAATTTGCCAACAACACCATGGTCGTTTAATCAAGCCGGTGAAGGGCCGGCATGGGCAAATTCACTTTTTGAGGATAATGCGGAATTTGGATTGGGAATTAAACTCGCCACCGATAAAAAAATGGAAATAGCGCATGATCTGTTATTGGAAATGAAAGAAGTGGTTGGGGAGGAATTAGTTAATTCCATTATTGGAACACATGCTACAGGCGAAGCAGATATTAAAAAACAAAAATTGCAGATCAACGAATTAAGAAAACGCCTGCGGACAATTAAATCGCCACAAGCAAATATATTAATGCAGCTCGCCGATTTCCTTGCGGAAAAATCAATCTGGATAATAGGTGGAGATGGTTGGGCATATGATATTGGTTTCAGCGGATTGGATCATGTATTATCCACCCGTGAAAATGTAAATATTTTTGTTTTAGATACTGAGGTATATTCTAACACCGGCGGACAAAAATCAAAATCAACTCCTTTGGGTGCAAGTGCAAAATTTTCCATCAACGGAAAACGAACCGGAAAAAAAGATCTTGCACTGCAGGCTATAGCACATGGCAAAGCATATGTTGCACAAATTGCAATGGGAGCAAACGATGTGCATACCGTTAAAACAATTCAAGAGGCAGAAGCTTTTCCGGGACCATCATTAATAATTGCATATAGTCACTGCATTGCTCATGGTTACGATATGTGCCACGGAAATGATCAACAAAAAAATGCAGTGAATGCAGGATATTGGCCATTGTTCAGATATAATCCTTTAAAAGAAAAAGGAAATCGATTTACATTGGATTCTAAAGAACCAACTATTCCGCTTAGTGAATTCATGTATCACGAAAACCGTTTTGATCTTATAAAAACCAAGGACCCCAAATTGGCAGAATTGTTCTTACACGAAGCTGAGGCAGGAATAAAAGAGCGTTTGGAAAGGTTGAATATATTGAAAGCATTGTAG
- a CDS encoding Omp28-related outer membrane protein, which yields MKNNFLTGVNYLLLFGFIIVLQTYSCKEVGPAINLSETDYETYLGTPQSPDDKVVLIEDFTGAACVNCPDAHEAIALAIAANPTQVLAIAEYNYFGDPLYLDQNFLTVEAEALDDDYLGPVVGHPASFMDRVDFSDDGYLAEPPTNIVSYTNDRLSEIPPCNIVLSKVYDAISRELTLTVTIDYTSDVSVTNHLSVSLLESGIIAAQITDAGEVEDYEHNHVLRKMLTYYSGDNLPEENVAGRGYIFTYSYILDDDWNADNMSVVAFVHNFEADDKEVLQAAEIEIID from the coding sequence ATGAAAAATAATTTTTTAACCGGAGTAAACTATTTGTTGTTGTTCGGTTTTATTATAGTGCTTCAAACTTATTCCTGTAAAGAGGTTGGACCTGCAATTAATCTTTCAGAAACAGATTATGAAACCTATTTAGGTACACCACAATCGCCAGATGATAAAGTAGTTTTAATTGAAGATTTTACAGGAGCGGCTTGTGTAAATTGTCCTGATGCGCATGAGGCAATTGCATTGGCAATTGCGGCAAATCCCACACAGGTATTAGCCATTGCAGAATATAATTATTTTGGTGATCCGTTATATCTGGATCAGAATTTTCTTACTGTTGAAGCAGAGGCATTAGATGATGATTATTTAGGTCCGGTAGTTGGTCATCCTGCAAGTTTTATGGATAGAGTTGATTTTAGCGATGACGGATATCTTGCAGAACCTCCTACAAATATTGTAAGTTATACAAACGACAGATTAAGTGAAATTCCACCTTGTAATATTGTTTTATCAAAAGTATACGATGCTATTTCCAGAGAATTAACACTAACTGTTACCATTGATTATACATCTGATGTAAGTGTAACAAATCATTTAAGTGTATCTCTTTTAGAAAGTGGCATTATTGCTGCTCAAATTACCGATGCAGGTGAGGTGGAAGATTATGAACACAATCATGTTTTAAGAAAAATGCTTACTTATTATTCGGGTGATAATTTACCGGAGGAGAATGTTGCGGGAAGAGGATATATATTTACTTATTCTTATATTTTGGATGATGATTGGAATGCGGATAATATGAGTGTTGTTGCTTTTGTGCATAATTTTGAGGCGGATGATAAGGAGGTTTTGCAGGCTGCGGAAATAGAAATAATTGATTAA